A region from the Serinibacter arcticus genome encodes:
- the gyrA gene encoding DNA gyrase subunit A, protein MELPESAIAELALHNHGRIEQVDLQLEMQRSYLDYAMSVIVGRALPEVRDGLKPVHRRVLYAMYDGGYRPESAFSKCTRVVGEVMGNYHPHGDSPIYDTLVRLVQPWTMRYPLVWGQGNFGSAGDDSAAAPRYTECKLAPLAMEMVRDIDKNTVEFGDNYDGRTREPLVLPARYPNLLVNGSAGIAVGMATNIPPHNLREVASGAQWFLENPDASNNELLAALLQRVKGPDFPTGATILGIKGIEDAYRTGRGSITMRAVVEVEELQGRQCLVVSELPYQVNPDRLAAKIAELVRDGKVSGIADLRDETSGRAGQRLVVVLKRDAVAKVVLNNLYKHTQLQETFGANMLALVDGVPRTLSLDAFIRHWVDHQIEVIVRRTQYLLDAAEKRIHILRGLLKALDALDEVIALIRRSPSAEEARTGLMDLLTIDEIQATAILDMQLRRLAALERARILSDFQAIEAEILDYQSILASPQRQRTIISTELAAIVDKYGDDRRSTILPYDGDMNVEDLIPVEDIVVTITRGGYAKRTRTDAYRAQRRGGKGVKGAQLRGDDVVNHFFVTTTHNWLLFFTNLGRVYRAKGYELPEGGRDAKGQHVANMLAFQPGEEIAQVLTIKDYASADYLVLATKRGLVKKTRLAEYNSTRSGGVIAINLRSDGEGEVDEVVAARLANADDDLLLVSRGGQSIRFTASDDALRPMSRATSGVTGMKFREEDELLSMDVVREGSALFTVTDGGFAKRTLLGEYRVQGRGGLGIKVANVVESRGHLVGALVTDELDEVLVIMERGKVVRSAVSGVNLTGRNTQGVTFAKPDKGDRIIAVALGERSDGVVAEADDAGGDGEDSVEGAAVGTDRLPPADGDAVASPAAEDGARESARADVEPDADEHEEETR, encoded by the coding sequence ATCGAGCTCCCCGAGAGCGCGATCGCCGAGCTCGCGCTGCACAACCACGGCCGCATCGAGCAGGTCGACCTCCAGCTGGAGATGCAGCGCAGCTACCTCGACTACGCGATGAGCGTCATCGTGGGCCGCGCGCTGCCCGAGGTCCGCGACGGCCTCAAGCCGGTGCACCGCCGCGTGCTGTACGCGATGTACGACGGCGGCTACCGCCCCGAGTCGGCGTTCTCCAAGTGCACCCGCGTCGTCGGCGAGGTGATGGGTAACTACCACCCCCACGGCGACTCCCCGATCTACGACACCCTCGTCCGCCTCGTACAGCCGTGGACCATGCGCTACCCGCTGGTCTGGGGCCAGGGCAACTTCGGCTCGGCCGGCGACGACTCCGCCGCCGCCCCGCGGTACACGGAGTGCAAGCTCGCCCCCCTGGCCATGGAGATGGTCCGCGACATCGACAAGAACACCGTCGAGTTCGGCGACAACTACGACGGCCGCACGCGCGAGCCGCTCGTGCTCCCGGCCCGCTACCCCAACCTGCTGGTCAACGGCAGCGCGGGCATCGCCGTCGGCATGGCCACCAACATCCCGCCGCACAACCTGCGCGAGGTCGCCTCCGGCGCCCAGTGGTTCCTCGAGAACCCGGACGCGAGCAACAACGAGCTGCTCGCCGCGCTGCTGCAGCGCGTCAAGGGCCCCGACTTCCCCACGGGTGCGACGATCCTCGGCATCAAGGGCATCGAGGACGCCTACCGGACCGGCCGCGGCTCGATCACGATGCGCGCCGTCGTGGAGGTCGAGGAGCTCCAGGGCCGGCAGTGCCTCGTGGTCTCGGAGCTGCCCTACCAGGTCAACCCCGACCGCCTCGCCGCCAAGATCGCCGAGCTGGTGCGCGACGGCAAGGTCTCCGGGATCGCCGACCTCCGTGACGAGACCTCCGGTCGCGCGGGCCAGCGCCTCGTCGTCGTGCTCAAGCGCGACGCCGTCGCGAAGGTCGTGCTGAACAACCTCTACAAGCACACGCAGCTGCAGGAGACCTTCGGCGCGAACATGCTCGCGCTGGTCGACGGCGTGCCGCGCACGCTCAGCCTCGACGCGTTCATCCGGCACTGGGTGGACCACCAGATCGAGGTCATCGTCCGCCGCACGCAGTACCTGCTGGACGCCGCCGAGAAGCGCATCCACATCCTGCGCGGTCTGCTCAAGGCGCTCGACGCCCTGGACGAGGTCATCGCGCTCATCCGTCGTTCGCCGTCGGCCGAGGAGGCCCGCACGGGCCTGATGGACCTGCTGACGATCGACGAGATCCAGGCGACGGCGATCCTCGACATGCAGCTGCGCCGTCTCGCCGCGCTCGAGCGGGCCCGCATCCTGTCGGACTTCCAGGCCATCGAGGCCGAGATCCTCGACTACCAGAGCATCCTGGCGAGCCCGCAGCGCCAGCGCACGATCATCTCGACCGAGCTCGCGGCCATCGTCGACAAGTACGGCGACGACCGCCGGTCGACGATCCTCCCCTACGACGGCGACATGAACGTCGAGGACCTCATCCCCGTCGAGGACATCGTCGTGACGATCACGCGCGGCGGCTACGCCAAGCGGACGCGGACCGACGCCTACCGGGCCCAGCGCCGCGGCGGCAAGGGCGTCAAGGGAGCCCAGCTGCGGGGCGACGACGTCGTGAACCACTTCTTCGTGACGACGACGCACAACTGGCTGCTGTTCTTCACCAACCTCGGCCGGGTCTACCGCGCGAAGGGCTACGAGCTGCCGGAGGGCGGTCGTGACGCCAAGGGTCAGCACGTGGCGAACATGCTCGCGTTCCAGCCGGGCGAGGAGATCGCCCAGGTCCTGACGATCAAGGACTACGCCTCGGCGGACTACCTGGTCCTCGCGACCAAGCGGGGCCTCGTGAAGAAGACGCGCCTGGCGGAGTACAACTCCACCCGGTCCGGCGGCGTCATCGCGATCAACCTGCGCTCCGACGGCGAGGGCGAGGTCGACGAGGTCGTGGCGGCACGCCTGGCGAACGCCGACGACGACCTGCTGCTCGTCTCGCGCGGCGGCCAGTCGATCCGCTTCACCGCGAGCGACGACGCGCTGCGGCCGATGTCGCGCGCCACGTCCGGCGTCACGGGCATGAAGTTCCGCGAGGAGGACGAGCTGCTCTCGATGGACGTCGTCCGCGAGGGCTCCGCGCTGTTCACCGTGACGGACGGCGGCTTCGCCAAGCGCACGCTGCTCGGCGAGTACCGCGTCCAGGGCCGCGGTGGGCTCGGCATCAAGGTCGCCAACGTCGTGGAGTCGCGCGGCCACCTCGTCGGCGCGCTCGTCACGGACGAGCTCGACGAGGTGCTGGTCATCATGGAGCGCGGCAAGGTCGTGCGCTCCGCCGTCTCCGGCGTCAACCTCACGGGTCGCAACACCCAGGGCGTCACGTTCGCCAAGCCCGACAAGGGCGATCGCATCATCGCGGTCGCGCTCGGGGAGCGTTCGGACGGCGTCGTGGCCGAGGCGGACGACGCGGGTGGCGACGGTGAGGATTCCGTGGAGGGTGCCGCCGTCGGGACGGATCGGCTTCCGCCCGCGGACGGCGATGCCGTAGCGTCGCCTGCGGCCGAGGACGGTGCGCGGGAGTCTGCGCGCGCCGACGTCGAGCCCGACGCCGATGAGCACGAGGAAGAGACCAGATGA
- a CDS encoding DUF3566 domain-containing protein, translating into MSQPKSSRPTTGAGKSGGTGGGKGPVRTSAIKAVRQNGPATMTVEEDSAAGGHDVPASIRPASSSRASSTSGSTSTDSAPSAPVRPAGPRRVRLSVSRIDPWSVMKLGFLLSVAAGIMTVVAAAVSWQVLDSMGVFADLQSLVTDLGATTQFGPILEYLKLNNIMSMAVIVAVVNVALITAISTLFAFLYNIVAALVGGLHMTLTDD; encoded by the coding sequence ATGAGTCAGCCGAAGTCGTCCCGCCCCACCACCGGCGCCGGTAAGTCCGGCGGCACCGGTGGCGGCAAGGGACCGGTGCGCACGTCCGCCATCAAGGCGGTGCGCCAGAACGGTCCCGCGACGATGACGGTCGAGGAGGACTCCGCGGCCGGCGGCCACGACGTCCCGGCCTCGATCCGGCCCGCGTCCTCGTCCCGGGCGAGCAGCACCTCCGGCTCGACCTCGACGGACTCCGCGCCGTCGGCACCGGTGCGTCCCGCCGGTCCGCGCCGGGTGCGCCTGTCGGTCTCGCGCATCGACCCGTGGTCCGTGATGAAGCTCGGCTTCCTCCTCTCGGTGGCCGCCGGCATCATGACCGTCGTCGCGGCCGCCGTGTCGTGGCAGGTGCTGGACTCGATGGGCGTCTTCGCCGATCTCCAGTCGCTCGTGACCGATCTCGGCGCGACCACCCAGTTCGGCCCGATCCTCGAGTACCTCAAGCTGAACAACATCATGTCGATGGCGGTCATCGTCGCCGTCGTGAACGTCGCGCTCATCACGGCCATCTCGACGCTGTTCGCCTTCCTGTACAACATCGTGGCGGCGCTGGTCGGCGGCCTCCACATGACGCTGACGGACGACTGA
- a CDS encoding DLW-39 family protein — MKKLLVLGVIAGLGYLVWREIAAEKAERDLWEEITDPLEG, encoded by the coding sequence ATGAAGAAGCTCCTCGTCCTTGGCGTCATCGCCGGACTCGGATACCTCGTCTGGCGCGAGATCGCTGCCGAGAAGGCCGAGCGCGACCTCTGGGAAGAGATCACCGATCCGCTGGAGGGGTGA
- a CDS encoding YaeQ family protein, which yields MALSATIVKIELSVSDIDHGCYEDHTLTLARHPSETEDRMMVRLIAFALRAHRLAEVDASLTFSAGLPTPDTSDLLLADLTGRELEAIMVGQPDEKTVTKAVRRAESVVVHPFGTAVEQWWRTIAPRVGGFETLTVVQLPSAQIKELGAQVSRRMAVQVTVLEGEITVTVGENDPVQLVPVLLQG from the coding sequence ATGGCCCTCTCCGCAACGATCGTGAAGATCGAGCTGTCCGTCTCCGACATCGACCACGGCTGCTACGAGGACCACACCCTCACGCTCGCTCGACACCCGAGCGAGACGGAGGACCGGATGATGGTGCGCCTGATCGCCTTCGCCCTGCGAGCCCACCGCCTGGCGGAGGTCGACGCGTCGCTGACCTTCAGCGCCGGCCTCCCGACGCCGGACACCTCCGACCTGCTGCTGGCCGACCTCACGGGCCGCGAGCTCGAGGCGATCATGGTGGGTCAGCCGGACGAGAAGACGGTGACGAAGGCGGTCCGCCGGGCCGAGTCCGTCGTCGTCCACCCGTTCGGGACCGCGGTCGAGCAGTGGTGGCGCACGATCGCCCCGCGCGTCGGCGGCTTCGAGACGCTGACCGTCGTGCAGCTCCCTTCGGCCCAGATCAAGGAGCTGGGCGCGCAGGTCTCCCGGCGCATGGCGGTCCAGGTGACCGTGCTCGAGGGAGAGATCACGGTGACGGTGGGGGAGAACGACCCGGTGCAGCTCGTGCCGGTGCTGCTGCAGGGCTAG
- a CDS encoding VOC family protein: MSLRGFATLNFYADDVPAAVAWYTELLGIEPYFERQGPDGATAYVEFRVGDLEAELGIISSAWRRPDASSTPGGAVMHWAVDDLEATVARLLELGATEWEPITPRGEGFVTASVLDPFGNVLGVMTNPHYLEKLPAE; the protein is encoded by the coding sequence ATGAGCCTCCGCGGATTCGCCACCCTGAACTTCTACGCCGACGACGTCCCGGCCGCCGTCGCCTGGTACACCGAGCTGCTCGGGATCGAGCCGTACTTCGAGCGTCAGGGCCCCGACGGCGCGACGGCGTACGTCGAGTTCAGGGTCGGCGACCTCGAGGCGGAGCTCGGGATCATCTCGAGCGCCTGGCGTCGGCCCGACGCCTCGAGCACTCCCGGGGGCGCCGTCATGCACTGGGCGGTGGACGACCTCGAGGCCACGGTCGCGCGGCTGCTCGAGCTGGGCGCCACCGAGTGGGAGCCGATCACGCCCCGCGGCGAGGGGTTCGTCACCGCCTCGGTGCTCGATCCGTTCGGGAACGTGCTCGGGGTGATGACGAACCCGCACTACCTGGAGAAGCTCCCGGCGGAGTGA
- a CDS encoding TY-Chap domain-containing protein, giving the protein MTVLLKAVTPARGTAWLSQGLGWISGYVVRGGDVAAARTPSALHAELGLGYPGSPHPAGAAHLDTLRLPGATHLAVAAPGTSDVVPPFRDHSPMSGHGFVESAANVVPYWWIAPSALPAGTELWRTHADGRDKLLARYPHVAAGWESAQPGVTYPRVPPRHPELVGIWAEIAGERLLADVLPDGTVIVCSPVPRDGMEQSARGIWWRRAELGELDDLSVVRVLGTWRGRPVQLVGLERGPSGDRAHVVDLGHDALEAEALGLTKTDAGVYEAVVPVAELAGLSEERRSVVGGRSADGGRPPAEPDPVQAAWQDFEVRLASALTDVTDRAILIISSRKEPARYVQFAGGPDRLDAEAPGVDVVADAAEDVLLAAGWARPDRWQPNWSSPLEHPAPEAARVDLARRCVAALRDAYRVTNPGELGYTAWREPAGGDPGEAALEVSALGLPRS; this is encoded by the coding sequence ATGACGGTACTGCTCAAGGCGGTCACGCCCGCCCGCGGAACGGCCTGGCTGAGCCAGGGGCTCGGCTGGATCTCGGGCTACGTCGTGAGGGGCGGCGACGTCGCGGCCGCACGCACGCCGTCGGCGCTGCACGCCGAGCTCGGGCTCGGCTACCCGGGGTCACCGCACCCCGCCGGCGCCGCACACCTCGACACGCTGCGGCTGCCCGGCGCGACCCACCTCGCGGTCGCGGCGCCCGGGACCAGCGACGTCGTTCCGCCGTTCCGCGACCACTCACCGATGAGCGGTCACGGGTTCGTCGAGAGCGCCGCGAACGTCGTCCCCTACTGGTGGATCGCGCCGAGCGCGCTGCCCGCGGGGACGGAGCTGTGGCGGACCCACGCCGACGGGCGGGACAAGCTGCTGGCGCGCTACCCGCACGTCGCCGCGGGCTGGGAGTCCGCCCAGCCCGGCGTGACGTATCCGCGCGTTCCGCCGCGGCACCCGGAGCTGGTGGGGATCTGGGCAGAGATCGCCGGCGAGCGGCTGCTGGCCGACGTGCTTCCCGACGGCACCGTGATCGTCTGCTCCCCGGTGCCGCGCGACGGCATGGAGCAGTCCGCCCGCGGCATCTGGTGGCGCCGCGCCGAGCTGGGCGAGCTCGACGACCTGTCCGTCGTTCGCGTCCTGGGCACCTGGCGGGGTCGGCCCGTGCAGCTCGTGGGCCTCGAGCGCGGCCCGTCCGGTGACCGCGCGCACGTCGTCGACCTCGGGCACGACGCCCTGGAGGCGGAGGCACTGGGCCTGACGAAGACGGACGCCGGTGTCTACGAGGCCGTCGTCCCCGTGGCCGAGCTGGCGGGTCTGAGCGAGGAGCGCCGGTCCGTCGTGGGCGGTCGCTCGGCGGACGGAGGCCGTCCGCCGGCCGAACCCGATCCGGTCCAGGCGGCGTGGCAGGACTTCGAGGTCCGGCTGGCGTCCGCGCTGACGGACGTCACCGACCGGGCGATCCTCATCATCTCCTCGCGCAAGGAGCCGGCGCGGTACGTGCAGTTCGCCGGCGGACCCGACCGCCTCGACGCGGAGGCGCCGGGCGTCGACGTCGTCGCGGACGCGGCCGAGGACGTGCTGCTCGCGGCCGGCTGGGCGCGGCCGGACCGGTGGCAGCCGAACTGGTCCAGTCCCCTCGAGCACCCGGCCCCCGAGGCGGCCCGCGTCGACCTCGCGCGCCGGTGCGTGGCGGCGCTGCGCGATGCCTACCGGGTGACGAACCCGGGCGAGCTGGGCTACACCGCCTGGCGGGAACCCGCGGGCGGGGACCCGGGTGAGGCGGCTCTCGAGGTGTCGGCGCTCGGGCTGCCGCGCAGCTGA
- a CDS encoding helix-turn-helix transcriptional regulator gives MRNDVRERREAAGLSQAALGAALGVSRQTVNSLETGRYDPSLPLAFTIARYFGAPIEEIFDAE, from the coding sequence GTGAGGAACGACGTCCGCGAACGACGGGAGGCGGCCGGGCTCAGCCAGGCCGCCCTCGGCGCTGCCCTCGGGGTCTCGCGCCAGACGGTGAACTCGCTCGAGACCGGCAGGTACGACCCGTCGCTGCCCCTGGCCTTCACCATCGCCCGCTACTTCGGGGCCCCGATCGAGGAGATCTTCGATGCCGAGTGA
- a CDS encoding CPBP family intramembrane glutamic endopeptidase → MTTLDQLRSLDHHVLLVVLLVVIVVGMVVADAVLGRRDHRSLLAGVAQADTAEQAEGVRLSLYRRWTRSGWLQSAAILGVVLIAGVSPASLGLRLPDLSGYLTVEDSSSIAGLVTGAVVGLALVGVGLAIISRRSSAPVLPGQRAVSPMLPSTSRGRRGWAGLSVMAGVTEEVTYRAVVILAVVAVAPSASRLQVLVAAAVIFGAAHWYQGVWGVLGTGAMGFTFGALYLATGSVIPGMIIHVLVDLRALMIKAPAHRSTTADAAPASTTTPAGANAA, encoded by the coding sequence ATGACCACGCTGGACCAGCTCCGCAGCCTCGACCACCACGTGCTCCTGGTGGTGCTCCTCGTCGTCATCGTCGTCGGGATGGTCGTCGCCGACGCCGTTCTCGGCCGCCGCGACCACCGTTCGCTGCTAGCCGGCGTGGCCCAGGCCGACACCGCCGAGCAGGCGGAGGGCGTCCGACTCTCCCTCTACCGCCGCTGGACCCGCAGCGGCTGGCTGCAGTCGGCGGCGATCCTCGGCGTCGTGCTGATCGCGGGCGTCAGCCCCGCCTCGCTCGGCCTCCGACTGCCCGACCTGAGCGGCTACCTCACCGTCGAGGACTCCTCCAGCATCGCGGGACTCGTCACGGGCGCCGTGGTCGGGCTCGCCCTGGTCGGCGTCGGGCTCGCGATCATCTCGCGCCGCAGCAGCGCACCCGTCCTGCCGGGCCAGCGGGCGGTCTCCCCGATGCTCCCGTCCACGTCCCGCGGCCGTCGCGGCTGGGCGGGCCTGTCCGTCATGGCCGGCGTCACCGAGGAGGTCACCTACCGCGCCGTGGTGATCCTCGCCGTCGTCGCCGTCGCCCCGAGCGCCTCCCGCCTCCAGGTGCTCGTCGCCGCCGCGGTGATCTTCGGCGCCGCGCACTGGTACCAGGGGGTGTGGGGCGTGCTCGGCACCGGCGCGATGGGCTTTACCTTCGGCGCCCTGTACCTCGCCACGGGCAGCGTGATTCCCGGCATGATCATCCACGTGCTCGTCGACCTCCGCGCCCTGATGATCAAGGCACCCGCCCACCGCTCGACGACGGCGGACGCGGCTCCCGCGTCGACCACCACCCCCGCGGGGGCGAACGCCGCGTGA
- a CDS encoding peptidylprolyl isomerase, giving the protein MNAVIHTSVGDITVELFPNHAPKTVANFVGLADGSQEWTDPATGQKADRPLYDGTIFHRVIPNFMIQGGDPLGSGRGGPGYQFDDEIHPELTFRDTYLLAMANAGKIAGRGTNGSQFFITTVATTHLQGKHTIFGKVADDASRAVVDTISAARTRPGDRPVEDITITSIDITE; this is encoded by the coding sequence ATGAACGCTGTCATCCACACGTCCGTCGGCGACATCACCGTCGAGCTGTTCCCCAACCACGCCCCCAAGACCGTGGCCAACTTCGTCGGCCTGGCCGACGGTTCCCAGGAGTGGACCGACCCGGCAACGGGCCAGAAGGCCGACCGTCCGCTCTACGACGGCACGATCTTCCACCGCGTCATCCCGAACTTCATGATCCAGGGCGGCGACCCCCTCGGCAGCGGACGCGGTGGCCCCGGCTACCAGTTCGACGACGAGATCCACCCCGAGCTCACCTTCCGCGACACGTACCTGCTCGCGATGGCGAACGCCGGCAAGATCGCGGGCCGCGGCACCAACGGCTCGCAGTTCTTCATCACGACGGTGGCGACGACCCACCTCCAGGGCAAGCACACGATCTTCGGCAAGGTCGCGGACGACGCGAGCCGCGCCGTCGTCGACACGATCTCCGCCGCCCGCACCCGTCCGGGTGACCGTCCGGTCGAGGACATCACCATCACGAGCATCGACATCACCGAGTAG
- a CDS encoding rhomboid family intramembrane serine protease, with amino-acid sequence MHCVDCARTAARSRPTVRTVTGGVDRGGPPVITYTIMAICVAIELLRYLAPPLYGQIFSELVFWPAYGAAEPYRFLTSTLLHGGIWHLAFNMYALYLVGGQLERMLGRSRYLALYLLAAVGGSVAYLLIAGVDAVGAVGASGGVFGLFGAFAVLMRKFGGDTRQILVIIGINAVLGFVIGGIAWQAHLGGLVVGAALAALYAYAPREREWLQWVGSGAVLVLLAGVSAAVLA; translated from the coding sequence GTGCACTGCGTCGACTGCGCCCGCACGGCCGCGCGCTCACGCCCCACGGTCCGCACCGTCACCGGTGGCGTCGACCGCGGCGGCCCGCCCGTCATCACGTACACGATCATGGCGATCTGCGTGGCGATCGAGCTGCTGCGCTACCTGGCGCCGCCCCTGTACGGACAGATCTTCAGCGAGCTCGTCTTCTGGCCAGCCTATGGCGCTGCCGAGCCGTACCGCTTCCTGACCTCCACGCTCCTGCACGGCGGGATCTGGCACCTGGCGTTCAACATGTACGCGCTGTACCTGGTGGGGGGCCAGCTCGAGCGGATGCTCGGACGCAGCCGCTACCTCGCCCTCTACCTGCTGGCCGCGGTCGGCGGCTCCGTGGCCTACCTCCTGATCGCCGGCGTCGACGCCGTCGGGGCGGTCGGGGCGTCGGGCGGCGTGTTCGGCCTGTTCGGGGCGTTCGCCGTGCTGATGCGGAAGTTCGGCGGCGACACCCGGCAGATCCTCGTCATCATCGGGATCAACGCCGTGCTCGGCTTCGTCATCGGCGGGATCGCCTGGCAGGCGCACCTCGGCGGCCTGGTCGTCGGCGCCGCGCTTGCGGCCCTGTACGCCTACGCCCCGCGCGAGCGGGAGTGGCTGCAGTGGGTGGGCAGCGGCGCCGTGCTCGTCCTGCTGGCCGGCGTCAGCGCAGCCGTGCTGGCCTGA
- a CDS encoding cell division protein CrgA, with protein MPESRSRKKPAAQPTTPAVPREDAPNPPWFVPTFVGLLVLGLVWVVVTYISQGRFPIPPLGSWNLAVGFGFILVGFGMTMRWR; from the coding sequence GTGCCCGAGTCCCGGTCCCGCAAGAAGCCGGCCGCCCAGCCCACCACGCCCGCCGTCCCCCGCGAGGACGCTCCGAACCCTCCCTGGTTCGTGCCGACGTTCGTGGGTCTGCTCGTCCTCGGACTGGTCTGGGTCGTCGTGACCTACATCAGCCAGGGCCGCTTTCCGATCCCGCCGCTGGGCAGCTGGAACCTCGCCGTCGGCTTCGGTTTCATCCTCGTCGGCTTCGGCATGACGATGCGGTGGCGCTGA